A single genomic interval of Spirosoma linguale DSM 74 harbors:
- a CDS encoding 5,10-methylenetetrahydrofolate reductase (KEGG: hypothetical protein~TIGRFAM: 5,10-methylenetetrahydrofolate reductase~PFAM: methylenetetrahydrofolate reductase), producing MTKITEHIKAANGKPIFSIEVIPPIKGDNLKSLLDNIEPLMEFKPPFIDVTYHREEYIERPLPDGTIQKIVTRKRPGTVGICSAIMHRFGVDPVPHVLCGGFSREETEDFLIDLHYLGIDNALVLRGDPAKPFSTFKAKENGYSYASELVEQVANMNKGIYLHEEDTALAPSNFCIGVAAYPEKHFEAVDHDIDFQYLKQKVDKGADYIVTQMFFDNAKYLSFVERCRKEGIMVPIIPGLKPLSTRKHLQILPKLFHLHMPEDLVRAVEACENDQQARQVGVEWCIQQCRELIKAGAPVMHFYTMGKSDNIMKIAREVF from the coding sequence ATGACTAAAATTACTGAACACATCAAAGCCGCTAACGGCAAGCCTATTTTCTCTATTGAAGTCATTCCACCCATCAAGGGGGATAATCTGAAAAGCCTGCTCGACAATATCGAGCCGCTCATGGAGTTTAAGCCGCCTTTCATTGACGTTACCTACCACCGTGAAGAATACATTGAACGGCCCCTGCCAGACGGTACCATTCAGAAGATAGTAACCCGCAAACGGCCCGGCACCGTGGGTATCTGTTCGGCCATTATGCATCGCTTTGGTGTCGATCCGGTGCCGCACGTGCTTTGCGGAGGGTTTAGCCGGGAAGAAACCGAAGATTTTCTGATCGATCTGCACTACCTGGGTATTGATAATGCCCTTGTGCTTCGTGGCGACCCTGCCAAGCCGTTTTCGACCTTTAAAGCCAAAGAAAATGGCTATTCCTACGCCAGTGAGCTGGTTGAGCAGGTTGCCAATATGAACAAGGGTATTTACCTACACGAGGAAGATACCGCTCTGGCTCCCAGTAATTTCTGTATTGGCGTGGCGGCTTATCCCGAAAAACATTTCGAAGCTGTCGATCACGACATTGATTTTCAGTATCTCAAACAGAAAGTTGATAAAGGAGCGGATTACATCGTAACCCAGATGTTCTTCGACAATGCCAAGTACCTGAGTTTCGTTGAGCGTTGTCGGAAGGAGGGCATTATGGTCCCCATTATACCGGGCTTGAAGCCGCTCAGCACCCGCAAGCATCTCCAGATTCTGCCAAAGCTTTTTCACCTCCACATGCCGGAAGATCTGGTCCGTGCCGTAGAAGCCTGCGAAAACGACCAGCAGGCTCGTCAGGTGGGCGTGGAGTGGTGCATTCAGCAGTGCCGGGAGTTGATAAAAGCGGGCGCTCCTGTTATGCACTTTTATACCATGGGCAAATCCGACAATATCATGAAAATTGCGCGGGAAGTTTTCTAA
- a CDS encoding RhaT l-rhamnose-proton symport 2 (PFAM: RhaT l-rhamnose-proton symport 2~KEGG: avn:Avin_09150 RhaT L-rhamnose-proton symport 2) gives MAVFLGVIFHALGGFASGSFYLPYKKVRGWAWESYWLIGGLFSWLAAPLLLGSLTVPNLFDVLAKSSSDTIFWTYFWGVLWGFGGLTFGLAMRYLGLSLGMAVTLGLCAVFGTLVPPIWQGQFGTLLGTTSGQVIMLGLAVCVLGISICGIAGMMKERSLSDEQKKAVITEFDIRKGLMVAVFSGIMSACFSFGLTAGQPIADLAVKNGTDPLYMNNAALVIILLGGLTTNAIWTIYLNIRNKTYTDYGNMSAPILTNIIFCAMAGFTWYFQFFFYGMGDSKMGEYRFSGWTLHMAFIIAFSSFWGLYLHEWRGANKPTMRTISLGITMVVLSTVIVGIGNYLAE, from the coding sequence GTGGCCGTATTCCTGGGTGTTATCTTTCATGCGCTGGGGGGCTTTGCCTCCGGCAGTTTTTATCTACCGTACAAAAAAGTCCGTGGCTGGGCATGGGAAAGTTACTGGCTCATTGGTGGCTTGTTCTCCTGGCTGGCGGCCCCCTTACTGCTTGGTTCACTTACCGTACCTAATCTGTTCGATGTACTGGCAAAATCGTCCAGCGACACTATTTTCTGGACGTACTTCTGGGGTGTTCTGTGGGGATTTGGTGGGCTGACGTTTGGTCTGGCCATGCGTTACCTGGGCCTGTCGTTAGGCATGGCCGTCACGCTAGGCCTTTGCGCCGTTTTTGGTACACTCGTGCCGCCCATCTGGCAAGGGCAGTTTGGTACGCTGCTGGGCACTACATCCGGGCAGGTCATCATGCTGGGGCTGGCCGTTTGTGTATTGGGCATTTCCATTTGCGGCATCGCCGGGATGATGAAAGAACGGTCGTTATCCGATGAGCAGAAAAAGGCTGTTATTACTGAATTCGATATTCGAAAAGGGCTGATGGTGGCGGTATTTTCGGGGATTATGAGCGCCTGTTTTTCATTCGGCCTCACCGCCGGGCAACCCATTGCCGACCTGGCCGTGAAGAATGGAACCGATCCGCTGTACATGAACAATGCCGCCCTGGTTATTATTCTCCTCGGCGGGCTGACCACCAACGCCATCTGGACCATCTATCTGAACATCCGCAACAAAACGTATACAGACTATGGGAATATGTCTGCCCCCATTCTGACAAATATTATTTTCTGCGCGATGGCTGGGTTTACCTGGTATTTCCAATTCTTCTTCTACGGCATGGGCGACAGTAAAATGGGTGAATATCGCTTCTCGGGCTGGACACTCCACATGGCTTTTATCATTGCCTTCAGTAGTTTCTGGGGCCTTTATCTGCACGAATGGCGGGGTGCCAACAAGCCAACCATGCGAACGATCTCACTGGGCATTACCATGGTTGTTCTCTCTACGGTTATTGTCGGCATTGGCAACTACCTGGCCGAATAG
- a CDS encoding rhamnulose-1-phosphate aldolase/alcohol dehydrogenase (TIGRFAM: rhamnulose-1-phosphate aldolase/alcohol dehydrogenase~PFAM: short-chain dehydrogenase/reductase SDR; class II aldolase/adducin family protein; NAD-dependent epimerase/dehydratase~KEGG: smd:Smed_0223 short chain dehydrogenase), with product MNTTQAFNYVSYLWDDKKAAELAGDEVALFIYRSNLLGADLRLTNYAGGNTSVKLMETNPLTGEPVEVMWVKGSGGDIGTLTKKGCANLYVDRLHALKKRYRGLEFEDEMVGLFDHCLFDPKCAAPSIDTPLHGLLPFKHIDHLHPDALIAIAASRDGEAIMHEIWGDQLAWLPWQRPGFDLGLKLEETVKNNPNLRGVILGGHGLFTWGDTSYESYMNTLEVIEQASEYLNANYGKKRPVFGGPARENTDADTRKTQAAALMPVLRGLASGHRRMIGHFTDDERVLEFVNSNDLPRLARLGTSCPDHFLRTKIRPLVLDPEQLSVEGSSAYLEKAFADYRADYEAYYERNKHDNSPAIRDPNPVVILWPGVGMFTFAKDKQTARVAAEFYTNAINVMKGAEAVSDYVGLPEQEAFDIEYWLLEEAKLQRMPKPKPLSGKIALITGSAGGIGKAIAKAFLAEGAVVVINDNDADRLAGANEEFQKQYGKDAYTAALLDVTDASTIANTYSAAALAFGGVDIVVNCAGLSISKPIEEHTEKDWDLLYDVLVKGQFLVTQQAVEVMRKQKLGGDVLNIVSKNALVSGPNNAGYGSAKAAQLHLSRLNAAELGKDHIRVNVVNPDAVISDSKIWAGAWAEGRAKAYGVTVEELPGYYAKRTLLNEIILPDDIANACLAFVNGLLSKSTGNVLNVDGGVAMAFVR from the coding sequence ATGAATACCACGCAAGCGTTCAATTATGTTAGCTACCTCTGGGATGATAAAAAGGCGGCAGAACTGGCTGGCGATGAAGTCGCGCTGTTTATTTACCGCTCAAATCTGCTCGGAGCCGACCTGCGCCTAACGAACTATGCCGGCGGAAATACATCGGTCAAGTTGATGGAAACCAATCCACTAACGGGCGAGCCGGTCGAGGTGATGTGGGTGAAAGGATCGGGTGGAGATATAGGTACACTGACGAAGAAGGGATGCGCTAACCTCTATGTAGATCGGCTTCATGCGTTGAAGAAACGGTACCGGGGCCTTGAGTTCGAAGATGAGATGGTTGGCCTGTTCGACCACTGCCTGTTCGACCCCAAATGTGCCGCTCCATCCATCGATACACCGCTGCATGGCCTATTGCCTTTTAAACATATTGACCACCTGCACCCCGACGCGCTGATTGCTATTGCCGCCAGCCGCGATGGAGAAGCGATCATGCACGAAATCTGGGGTGACCAGCTGGCCTGGCTTCCCTGGCAGCGACCCGGCTTCGACCTGGGCCTTAAACTTGAAGAGACTGTTAAGAATAACCCGAATTTGAGGGGTGTTATTCTCGGTGGACACGGGCTGTTCACCTGGGGCGATACGTCTTATGAATCGTATATGAATACGCTTGAAGTCATTGAACAGGCTTCCGAATATCTGAATGCCAACTACGGCAAAAAACGCCCGGTTTTTGGTGGTCCCGCCCGCGAAAACACCGATGCCGATACCCGCAAGACCCAGGCCGCAGCCCTTATGCCGGTTCTACGTGGTCTGGCGTCGGGTCACCGCCGGATGATCGGCCACTTTACCGACGATGAACGGGTACTTGAATTTGTTAACTCTAACGATCTGCCCCGGCTTGCGCGCCTGGGCACCAGTTGCCCGGACCACTTCCTGCGGACCAAAATCCGCCCGCTGGTATTAGACCCCGAACAGCTTTCGGTTGAGGGCAGCAGCGCCTACCTGGAAAAGGCCTTTGCCGATTACCGGGCCGATTACGAAGCCTATTACGAGCGCAACAAGCATGATAATAGCCCCGCCATCCGCGATCCGAATCCGGTCGTGATTCTGTGGCCAGGCGTGGGTATGTTCACCTTCGCCAAAGACAAGCAGACGGCACGGGTGGCCGCCGAGTTTTATACCAACGCCATCAACGTCATGAAAGGGGCCGAAGCGGTTTCGGATTATGTAGGGCTGCCCGAGCAGGAAGCGTTTGATATTGAATACTGGCTGCTGGAAGAAGCTAAACTTCAGCGGATGCCAAAACCAAAGCCACTGTCGGGAAAGATTGCCCTGATTACGGGCAGCGCGGGTGGAATCGGTAAAGCCATCGCCAAAGCGTTTCTGGCCGAAGGAGCCGTTGTCGTGATCAACGACAACGACGCCGACCGGCTGGCCGGTGCCAACGAAGAGTTTCAGAAGCAGTACGGCAAAGATGCGTACACAGCCGCTCTCCTCGACGTAACCGATGCCAGCACTATTGCCAACACCTACAGTGCCGCTGCACTCGCGTTTGGCGGGGTTGATATCGTGGTGAACTGCGCTGGCCTGAGCATCTCGAAACCCATTGAAGAGCATACCGAAAAGGACTGGGATCTGCTGTACGACGTGTTGGTGAAAGGCCAGTTCTTGGTAACTCAGCAAGCTGTTGAGGTGATGCGGAAGCAGAAGCTGGGCGGAGATGTGTTGAACATCGTTAGCAAAAACGCGCTGGTTTCAGGTCCGAACAATGCCGGTTATGGCTCGGCCAAAGCCGCTCAGCTGCACTTGAGCCGCCTGAATGCCGCCGAACTGGGCAAAGACCACATCCGGGTCAATGTCGTGAATCCCGACGCGGTTATTTCCGACTCTAAAATCTGGGCGGGTGCCTGGGCTGAAGGCCGTGCAAAAGCCTATGGTGTTACGGTAGAAGAACTGCCCGGTTACTACGCCAAACGTACCTTATTGAACGAAATCATTTTACCCGACGATATCGCCAATGCCTGCCTTGCCTTCGTAAACGGCTTACTGTCCAAATCAACGGGTAACGTGTTGAACGTCGACGGTGGTGTAGCCATGGCCTTTGTTCGATAA
- a CDS encoding hypothetical protein (KEGG: gur:Gura_4391 hypothetical protein) — MSHSKCKIWVHAVFATKDRKPLINAQIIATVHDTLRKQLINTGCFVDCIGGVLDHVHLLFLLNPGKSIADVMKQIKGGSSHAFNQVKLTSVPFAWQTGYGAFSVSESHVPRVRAYILNQNEHHRTVTFMDEFNRFMAHYGLPADENG, encoded by the coding sequence ATGAGTCATTCGAAATGCAAAATCTGGGTTCATGCTGTTTTCGCTACAAAAGACCGAAAACCGCTCATTAACGCCCAAATCATCGCAACCGTGCATGACACCCTACGCAAACAACTCATCAACACGGGATGCTTTGTGGATTGTATTGGTGGCGTATTAGATCACGTCCACTTGTTGTTTTTGCTTAACCCCGGCAAATCTATCGCCGATGTGATGAAACAAATTAAGGGCGGCAGTTCACATGCGTTTAATCAGGTGAAGCTGACGAGTGTTCCTTTTGCCTGGCAAACGGGTTATGGTGCTTTTTCGGTTAGCGAGTCACACGTGCCACGGGTACGGGCGTACATCCTGAATCAGAACGAACACCATCGTACCGTTACGTTCATGGATGAATTTAACCGGTTTATGGCCCATTATGGATTACCAGCCGATGAAAACGGGTAA
- a CDS encoding Xylose isomerase domain protein TIM barrel (PFAM: Xylose isomerase domain protein TIM barrel~KEGG: oan:Oant_3573 L-rhamnose catabolism isomerase), with protein sequence MNLQPEHIADYNQTLLEGHQRKLSYWTQEVAKAEPIIQKLIDFQIAIPSWALGTGGTRFGRFPGGGEPRSLEEKIADVGLLHALNRASGAISLHIPWDIPTDPEAIKQLAAQHGLRFDAVNSNTFQDQPDAELSYKFGSLQHTDPAVRRQAIDHNIEVIRHGVALGSTALTVWLSDGSCFPGQLNFRKAFDRTLSSLEEIYAALPDDWKVFVEYKAFEPNFYSMTVGDWGSSFLYANKLGPKAYTLVDLGHHLPNANIEQIVAILLHQGKLGGFHFNDSKYGDDDLTAGSIKPYQLFLIFTELVDGLDAKGMNHATDLGWMIDASHNVKDPLEDLLQSVEAIQLAYAQALLVDREALEEAREANDAVRAQEILQDAFRTDVRPLVAEARRRAGASLNPLGLYRQLDVRQQLIGERGAKTVATGL encoded by the coding sequence ATGAATCTCCAACCCGAACACATCGCCGATTATAACCAGACACTACTGGAAGGTCACCAGCGTAAACTGTCCTACTGGACGCAGGAGGTGGCCAAGGCGGAACCCATTATTCAGAAACTAATTGATTTTCAGATTGCTATCCCGAGCTGGGCATTGGGAACGGGCGGCACTCGTTTCGGCCGGTTTCCGGGTGGGGGAGAGCCTCGCAGCCTGGAAGAGAAAATTGCCGATGTAGGCCTGCTGCACGCCCTGAACCGCGCCAGCGGTGCCATATCCCTGCACATCCCCTGGGATATTCCAACCGACCCGGAAGCGATCAAACAACTGGCGGCCCAGCATGGCCTGCGGTTTGATGCCGTTAACTCCAACACCTTTCAGGATCAGCCCGACGCCGAATTGAGCTATAAGTTCGGATCGCTTCAGCATACCGACCCCGCCGTTCGTCGGCAGGCTATCGACCATAACATTGAGGTTATCCGACACGGTGTGGCGCTGGGCTCTACGGCCCTGACCGTCTGGTTGTCGGATGGCTCCTGTTTCCCCGGTCAGCTTAATTTCCGGAAAGCCTTCGACCGCACACTGTCGAGTCTGGAAGAAATCTACGCGGCTCTCCCCGACGACTGGAAAGTGTTTGTCGAGTACAAAGCGTTCGAGCCCAATTTTTATTCGATGACCGTTGGCGATTGGGGCAGCAGCTTCCTCTACGCGAACAAACTCGGCCCGAAAGCGTACACGCTGGTCGATCTGGGTCACCACCTGCCCAATGCCAACATCGAGCAGATTGTCGCGATTCTTCTCCACCAGGGTAAACTGGGTGGTTTCCATTTCAACGACTCCAAATACGGTGACGACGACCTGACGGCGGGCAGCATCAAACCGTATCAGCTTTTCCTGATCTTTACCGAACTGGTCGATGGTCTGGATGCCAAAGGGATGAACCACGCTACCGACCTCGGTTGGATGATCGACGCCAGCCATAACGTAAAAGATCCGCTGGAAGACCTGCTTCAGTCGGTCGAAGCCATACAGCTGGCGTACGCTCAGGCCCTATTAGTTGACCGCGAAGCGCTGGAAGAAGCCCGCGAGGCCAACGATGCCGTTCGGGCACAGGAGATTTTACAGGATGCTTTCCGCACGGATGTTCGGCCGCTGGTGGCCGAAGCGCGTCGGCGGGCCGGTGCATCGCTGAATCCACTTGGCTTATACCGGCAGCTGGACGTTCGCCAGCAACTGATCGGTGAGCGTGGTGCCAAAACAGTTGCCACGGGACTTTAA
- a CDS encoding Sugar (pentulose and hexulose) kinase-like protein (KEGG: avi:Avi_6271 sugar kinase), with translation MEKLPAIAVFDIGKTNKKLFLFDENYRIVHERSEQFTEIPDEDGDLCEDVHRLTSWVKSSLADVLALPDYDVRAVNFSTYGASMVHVDGEGKPLCPLYNYLKVYPPALLQQFFDAYGPEASITRKTASPSLGSLNSGLQLYRLKHEQPDVLAKLAYTLHLPQYVSSLINNWPVSELTSIGCHTMLWDFDRQGYHDWVDRENVASYLAPIVPSDSAKEITFSGKSVQVGVGLHDSSAALIPYLASTQNEGNPFVLISTGTWCVSMNPFNNSPLTAEELQYDCLNYMHYKGQSVKSSRLFAGYEHEQQIKRLADHFAVPIDQYIKVGYNPETIEKLRQHASQVTTEDDAKGKQLLSMQGSLFGQRDLTNFADYEEAYHQLILDIVAQQLVSTNLVLNDTSSNRTVVKRILVDGGFGKNPIYMNLLARAFPDLDVYAASVAQASALGAALAVHHHWNTRPMPADCVELKKYTASVVA, from the coding sequence ATGGAAAAGTTGCCTGCTATTGCGGTTTTCGACATTGGAAAGACGAATAAGAAGCTGTTTCTCTTTGACGAAAATTACCGGATTGTTCACGAAAGATCAGAGCAGTTTACGGAGATTCCGGATGAGGACGGAGACTTATGCGAAGATGTTCATCGGCTCACAAGCTGGGTGAAATCGTCGCTGGCCGATGTACTGGCCTTGCCCGACTATGATGTTCGGGCGGTAAACTTCTCGACCTACGGGGCCAGCATGGTTCATGTCGACGGCGAAGGGAAACCACTCTGTCCCCTCTATAATTACCTGAAAGTGTATCCGCCCGCACTCCTGCAACAGTTTTTCGATGCGTATGGGCCGGAAGCCAGTATAACCCGCAAAACAGCTTCTCCTTCGCTGGGAAGCCTAAATTCTGGTCTTCAGTTGTATCGACTCAAGCATGAGCAGCCGGATGTGCTGGCAAAGCTGGCTTATACGCTTCACTTACCGCAATATGTAAGCAGCCTGATCAACAACTGGCCGGTGTCTGAACTGACCAGCATCGGGTGCCATACTATGCTCTGGGATTTCGACCGGCAAGGGTACCATGACTGGGTAGATCGGGAAAATGTTGCCAGTTATCTGGCGCCCATCGTACCGTCAGATTCGGCCAAAGAGATTACGTTCAGCGGCAAATCCGTTCAGGTAGGGGTGGGGCTGCACGACAGTTCGGCGGCTTTGATTCCGTATCTGGCCTCCACACAGAACGAGGGCAATCCCTTTGTGTTGATCTCTACCGGAACCTGGTGTGTAAGCATGAACCCCTTCAACAATAGCCCGCTGACAGCCGAGGAGTTGCAGTACGATTGTCTGAATTACATGCATTACAAGGGGCAGTCGGTTAAATCGTCCCGGTTGTTTGCCGGTTATGAGCACGAACAGCAGATCAAGCGCCTTGCCGATCATTTTGCCGTTCCCATCGATCAGTACATCAAGGTGGGATATAACCCCGAAACCATCGAGAAACTGCGTCAGCATGCCAGTCAGGTGACAACGGAAGACGATGCGAAAGGCAAGCAGCTTTTGTCCATGCAGGGGTCTTTATTCGGGCAGCGTGACCTGACAAACTTTGCCGATTATGAGGAGGCCTACCATCAGCTTATCCTCGACATTGTGGCCCAGCAACTGGTTTCGACCAATCTGGTACTGAACGATACATCCAGTAATCGGACGGTGGTAAAACGGATTCTTGTCGATGGTGGCTTCGGGAAAAACCCGATTTACATGAACCTACTCGCCCGTGCTTTCCCCGACCTTGACGTGTATGCGGCCTCTGTAGCGCAGGCGTCGGCTTTGGGCGCAGCGCTCGCTGTTCACCATCACTGGAATACACGGCCCATGCCTGCCGATTGTGTGGAACTCAAAAAATACACGGCTTCCGTGGTCGCTTAA
- a CDS encoding glycosyl hydrolase family 88 (PFAM: glycosyl hydrolase family 88~KEGG: ppr:PBPRB0150 hypothetical protein) → MRIPPLAGRLGLLLLVVTLTAQAQKLPAKKDILAKMTLANAYFMASWPDPGKEIVTNKTRPSNIWTRSVYYEGLMALYGIDKKKPYYEYAVEWGEKHHWGLRSGVNTRNADDQCCGQTYIDLYLIDKKPERLHDIKASIDAMVKSDKVDDWNWVDALQMAMPVFAQLGVLENDPSYFEKMYQIYMYSKTKHGGNGLYNPKDGLWWRDKDFVPPYKEPNGKDCYWSRGNGWVVAALVRVLDIMPKDAPHREEYEKTYLEMMRALPTLQRADGFWNVSLHDPANFGGKELTGTALFTYGMAWGINHGLLDAKVYKPIIARAWNAMASESVHPNGFLGYVQGTGKEPKDGQPVTYDSKPDFEDYGLGCFLLAGTELYKLKK, encoded by the coding sequence ATGCGTATTCCTCCTCTGGCTGGCCGTCTGGGCTTGCTTCTGCTGGTCGTAACATTGACTGCACAAGCGCAGAAGTTACCTGCCAAAAAAGATATTCTGGCAAAAATGACACTGGCCAATGCCTATTTTATGGCATCGTGGCCCGATCCGGGAAAAGAAATTGTAACCAACAAAACACGTCCCAGCAACATCTGGACACGGTCGGTCTATTACGAGGGGCTGATGGCCTTGTACGGGATCGACAAAAAGAAACCCTATTATGAGTACGCTGTCGAATGGGGTGAAAAGCACCATTGGGGCTTGCGAAGTGGTGTCAACACGCGCAATGCAGACGATCAGTGCTGCGGCCAGACGTACATCGACCTCTATCTGATTGATAAAAAGCCCGAACGGCTGCACGACATCAAAGCGTCTATTGACGCGATGGTGAAGAGCGATAAAGTGGATGACTGGAACTGGGTCGACGCCTTGCAGATGGCCATGCCTGTGTTTGCACAACTGGGTGTACTGGAGAATGACCCGAGCTATTTTGAGAAGATGTACCAGATCTACATGTACTCGAAAACCAAACACGGCGGCAATGGGCTGTATAATCCGAAAGACGGTTTGTGGTGGCGTGATAAGGACTTTGTGCCGCCCTACAAAGAACCAAACGGCAAAGATTGCTACTGGTCGCGGGGGAACGGCTGGGTGGTAGCGGCACTGGTTCGGGTACTCGATATCATGCCGAAAGATGCCCCCCACCGGGAGGAGTACGAGAAAACCTACCTGGAGATGATGCGGGCCCTTCCAACCCTGCAACGAGCGGATGGCTTCTGGAATGTGAGCCTGCATGATCCTGCCAACTTTGGTGGAAAAGAACTTACCGGAACGGCCCTGTTCACTTACGGAATGGCCTGGGGTATCAATCACGGCTTACTGGACGCGAAAGTCTATAAACCTATTATTGCCAGAGCCTGGAATGCCATGGCCTCCGAATCGGTACATCCGAATGGTTTTCTGGGGTATGTGCAGGGAACGGGTAAAGAGCCCAAAGATGGTCAGCCGGTAACCTACGACAGCAAGCCCGATTTTGAGGATTATGGTCTGGGCTGTTTCCTGCTGGCCGGTACGGAATTGTATAAACTGAAGAAATAG
- a CDS encoding L-rhamnose 1-epimerase (TIGRFAM: L-rhamnose 1-epimerase~PFAM: protein of unknown function DUF718~KEGG: oan:Oant_3566 L-rhamnose 1-epimerase): MEEVAFTMKLKPGVEAEYQRRHDEIWPELTQALVEAGIRDYSIYLDRATGTLFAVQKRLPNHTTADLPGLPVMKRWWAYMADLMETNPDHSPVAVPLERVFHQA; the protein is encoded by the coding sequence ATGGAAGAAGTAGCTTTTACCATGAAATTGAAGCCGGGCGTTGAGGCCGAATACCAGCGCCGTCATGACGAAATATGGCCCGAGTTAACCCAGGCCCTCGTGGAGGCCGGTATTCGGGATTATTCGATTTACCTCGACCGCGCAACCGGAACCCTGTTCGCTGTTCAGAAACGACTACCCAACCACACCACGGCCGATCTGCCCGGATTGCCCGTTATGAAGCGCTGGTGGGCCTATATGGCCGACCTGATGGAAACCAACCCCGACCATTCGCCTGTGGCTGTTCCCCTGGAACGGGTCTTTCATCAGGCGTAA
- a CDS encoding BNR/Asp-box repeat domain protein (KEGG: xop:PXO_01621 BNR/Asp-box repeat domain protein): MKLHAFYLSVFFAVSTRVLPAQPANPAVLKSEFIYEQAPFPECHASTIAETPQGLMTAWFGGTRERHPDVGIWVSSATKSGWTTPVEVATGVQADGKRLPCWNPVLFQVPKGELLLFYKVGPSPSTWWGMLKRSTDGGKSWSAAERLPDGIAGPIKNKPVLLPSGVLLCPSSSEDHNWRVHFEQTSDWGKTWQRTEAINDGVNDGAIQPSILFHPGGQLQALCRSQRTGFIAETWSTDGGKSWSPLQKTTLPNPNSGTDAVTLADGRQVLVYNPVSPTPGKSGGPRTPLEVAISSDGKTWKTLAVLENTPGEYSYPAVIQTADGLLQITYTWKRQRIRHVVVDPKKVS; encoded by the coding sequence ATGAAACTACACGCCTTTTACCTTTCTGTATTTTTTGCGGTATCCACTCGTGTCCTTCCGGCGCAACCCGCGAATCCAGCCGTTCTGAAAAGTGAATTTATCTATGAACAGGCCCCCTTCCCGGAATGCCATGCATCTACCATTGCAGAAACTCCGCAGGGGTTGATGACTGCCTGGTTTGGCGGAACCCGCGAGCGGCACCCAGACGTAGGGATTTGGGTAAGCAGTGCAACAAAATCCGGCTGGACAACGCCCGTAGAAGTGGCAACGGGCGTTCAAGCTGATGGCAAACGGCTTCCTTGCTGGAATCCGGTCTTGTTTCAGGTGCCTAAAGGCGAATTGCTTCTGTTCTATAAAGTTGGCCCAAGTCCGTCTACCTGGTGGGGGATGCTGAAACGGTCGACAGACGGTGGGAAAAGCTGGTCGGCAGCGGAGCGATTACCGGATGGAATTGCCGGACCGATCAAAAATAAACCCGTTTTGCTGCCCTCGGGCGTGTTGCTGTGCCCCAGTAGTTCGGAAGACCATAACTGGCGGGTTCATTTTGAGCAGACCAGTGATTGGGGCAAAACATGGCAGCGAACAGAAGCAATCAATGACGGCGTGAATGATGGGGCCATTCAGCCCAGTATTCTTTTTCATCCCGGTGGACAGTTACAGGCACTTTGCCGGAGTCAGAGAACGGGATTCATTGCCGAAACCTGGTCGACAGACGGTGGCAAAAGCTGGTCTCCGTTGCAGAAAACGACGCTGCCCAACCCAAATTCTGGAACAGACGCGGTCACACTCGCCGATGGTCGGCAGGTATTGGTTTACAATCCGGTTTCGCCAACACCCGGTAAGTCTGGTGGTCCGCGTACCCCGCTGGAAGTCGCTATTTCAAGCGATGGTAAAACCTGGAAGACGCTGGCTGTGCTTGAGAATACCCCCGGTGAATATTCTTACCCGGCGGTCATTCAAACCGCCGATGGACTCTTACAAATAACTTATACCTGGAAACGTCAGCGAATCAGACACGTGGTTGTCGATCCTAAAAAGGTGTCTTAG